In a single window of the Methanofollis ethanolicus genome:
- a CDS encoding tRNA(Ile2) 2-agmatinylcytidine synthetase has product MITLTPADAKKRFGPLFAEKFIVMVDEQAGMAEILETCRHRGTIEWDMMNRRRACGALSSAEVQGSSMTMLARLGRYEANFGAAGQEIGGQALEGVEVQGDEVVTSWAGIAGAGVGVAACLPQAPGVIRAEYPTEEDLHIGGARVCRVRIVTPKYEKLTIGIDDTDTKQEGATWVLALKCAEACKVPGAEYLNMRLVQLNPKAPKKTTNCVGSVLNFAVRPGSVEPLLAFVKEYIEEHAVSGDTGIAYYRGLCLPGSDYVKKIKTELISREEVEAEAKRIGVTFIDSAASKGRIGAFGAVLWGNRGVEAAGLYGEQPGGRV; this is encoded by the coding sequence ATGATCACGCTGACTCCCGCAGATGCGAAGAAACGCTTCGGGCCGCTCTTTGCAGAGAAGTTCATCGTCATGGTGGACGAGCAGGCCGGCATGGCCGAGATCCTGGAGACCTGCCGTCACCGCGGCACGATCGAGTGGGACATGATGAACAGGCGGCGCGCCTGCGGCGCCCTCTCCTCCGCGGAGGTGCAGGGGTCTTCGATGACGATGCTCGCCCGCCTCGGGAGGTACGAGGCGAACTTCGGAGCGGCCGGCCAGGAGATCGGCGGCCAGGCCCTGGAGGGTGTCGAGGTGCAGGGTGACGAGGTCGTCACCTCCTGGGCAGGGATCGCCGGTGCCGGTGTCGGCGTCGCCGCCTGCCTCCCGCAGGCGCCCGGCGTGATCAGGGCCGAGTACCCGACCGAGGAGGACCTCCACATCGGCGGGGCGAGGGTCTGCCGGGTGCGGATCGTCACGCCGAAGTACGAGAAACTGACCATCGGGATCGACGACACCGACACGAAGCAGGAGGGCGCCACCTGGGTGCTCGCCCTGAAGTGTGCCGAGGCATGCAAAGTTCCGGGAGCAGAGTACCTTAATATGCGCCTCGTGCAGCTCAACCCGAAGGCCCCGAAGAAGACGACGAACTGCGTCGGTTCGGTGCTGAACTTCGCCGTGAGGCCGGGATCGGTCGAGCCCCTCCTCGCCTTTGTGAAGGAGTACATCGAGGAGCACGCGGTCTCGGGCGACACCGGGATCGCCTACTACCGCGGGCTCTGTCTCCCGGGGTCCGACTACGTGAAGAAGATCAAGACCGAACTCATCTCCCGCGAGGAGGTGGAGGCCGAGGCAAAGCGTATCGGCGTCACCTTCATCGACTCCGCGGCGAGCAAGGGACGGATCGGTGCATTCGGTGCGGTGCTCTGGGGCAACCGCGGCGTGGAGGCAGCAGGTCTCTATGGAGAACAACCGGGCGGCAGGGTCTGA